From the genome of Pelosinus fermentans DSM 17108:
AAACAGCTTCTTTTGGCACGAATAAGGTCTGTGACCTTAGGATTGTATTAATCTTGGTACGGGCAAACATTCCGCTTCGAATACTGTCTTCAGGCTTGTCAAGGATCATCCGAATGGTGAAGGCTTGCGTTTTACTATCTATGGATGGGCTGATGTAAATAATCTTTCCAGTAAATGACTTACCCAAAGATTCAATCTCAATAGTCGTAGGTAAGCCTAGAACCACTTGCCCGATATCTTGCTCTGATACGGAGCAGTCTATATAGATATTACTATTATCAACAATAGATAAAACGATCTGACCAGCTGATACGATGTTGCCTACTTCTGCCTGCCGGAAACCAATCATCCCGGATCGAGGTGCTCGCAGAGTAAGGTCATCTTTTTGATTCTTTAATGCATCAATAACACTTTGTGCTTTATCTCGACTGGCTCTTTTTGATTCAACTGAAGCTGCACTTCCTGACATGAGCTGTTTTGACCAGGATTCCATAACTGATTTGGATGAAATCAGCTGCTGTTCTGCATTATCAAGTACTTCTTTTGAAATAGCCCCTTGAGAATATAAAAGTTTATATCTTTCATATGTAGTTACACTGTGCTGATAATCCGATTGTGCTTTTTGGTAATTTGCCTCAAAAGCAGCGTTACTTTCAATAGCATCTGCATTCGCCTGGCGAAAACTTGCATTATTCTCCTCTATAGAAATATCAATATCACTGCTGTCTTGACTCAATAATACTTGCCCCGGCGTGACATGCTGTCCTAGCTGAACATTGATCTGAGTAATTTTCCCTGTATATTTTGCAGCAATATCAACTTGGGATTCAGGCACCGTTTGCCCTGTTAAGTCAATTGTCTTAGTCATATCTTTGCGCTGAATCGTCAAAACATCAACTAGCGGTTTCGTATCTTCGGAATGTTGTCCCTTGGCTGTATTTTTCGAATAAAGTCCTTGATAAGCTGAAAACAATAACGAAAAAGCTGTAATTGCAATAATAGCTACTATTTTTTTATTATTTGCTAAACGTTGTGCCACTTGTTTCACTCTCCTGTGAATTCTTTTCTACATTAAAAAATACAGTGATCATAAATGCAATAATTTGTAGTTTTTTTCGCATGAAGCCTCAAGTAATATAATAACAGAGTAATAGTTGCACATACAACTATTACTCTGTTATTATATTTAAGCCTTTGAGACCTCATTTCATTTTAATTGTAAGCATAACATGAAAATGTGACAAAACTATGACAAGTGTTTTGAACAGCTGCCGGGTAAAAACTTTTTAGTTACGCTGCTAAAAGTTTCTCAAACTAGATAAAACTGCAGTTTCAAGATTTTCTTATATTGGTTAGCACATCCGGTTTGTGAAACATAAACTATAGCAATGCTAAGAAGCTTTTCTGCCTATTATTGTTCCTTATACGTATCAGTTATGTGAAAGTCAAAGGAGGTTAATGATTCGTATGAACGATATCATTATTTTGAATGGATCTGACCCTGCTGGTGAAATCATATTAAATAAAAATAAAGTATACCGAGGCATTAATAAAGATTTCGTAGTAGAATATACTATTATTTATTATATATGCTTACAAAATGATTTATTGGGACGTTATATTATCAATACCAAAATTGCAGATGATTTTCTTTTGAAGTGATGTTTAACTAACAAATTGAAAAAAGACAGGGATGCGCTCAGCGTATCCCTAATAGTTCCATAGCCAGTTCACGCAGTTTATATTTTTGGATCTTGCCGCTGGCCGTTATCGGATAGTCTTCTACGAAGGCAATATACTTAGGTATCTTATAACGAGCTATGTTCTCTCGGCAATACTCCTTAAGTTCCTCTTCTGTAATTGAATTTCCTGGTTTTATTTGGATAAATGCCATGACTTCCTCTCCATATTTTTCACTAGGTACTCCTACAACTTGCACATCTTTCACTTTAGGGTGCGTATAAATAAATTCCTCAATTTCACGTGGATAGATATTTTCTCCGCCGCGGATAATCATATCTTTTAATCGTCCTGTAATTTTACAATAACCATTTTCATCCATGACTGCTAGATCTCCGGTGTGCAGCCAACCATCATTATCAATAGCTGCAGCAGTCGCTTCGATCATTTTATAATATCCCTTCATCGTGTTGTAACCTCGACAGCAAAGCTCGCCCTGTGTATTTACAGGTACTTCTTTTCCATTTTCCGGGTCAATTATTTTCACCTCTACATTAGGCAGAGCTCGCCCTACAGTAGTCACCCGCAATTCCAGCGGGTCATCGGTTCTAGTCATGGTAATGCCCGGCGAGGCTTCAGTCTGACCATATGTGATGGTGATTTCTCTAACTCCCATCTGATCTACAACTTTCTTCATTACCTCAATAGGACAAGGTGATCCAGCCATAATACCAGTCCGTAGAGACGAGGTATCATATTTGTTTTTTTCCATTTCTTCTAGCTCCATTATGAACATCGTAGGTACTCCATGAACGGCTGTGCAACGTTCTTTTTCAATTATTTCAAGCACTTTGATGGGATTGAACGCTACGATTGGAACCATTGTGGCACCAGATACTACACAAGCCATTGTTCCCAGTACACATCCAAAACAATGGAAAAAAGGAACAGGAATACATAATCGATCTTTTTCCGTGAAGTCCATACATTCTGCAAGACTGCAGGCATTGCCAATCAAGTTATTATGAGTGAGCATAACTCCTTTTGGAAAGCCTGTCGTCCCCGAAGTATACATCATACTAATCACATCATCCGAGTCTAGAGAATCTTCACGAACTGCCAGTTCCTCATCCGTTACTGTGCTTCCTATTTCAATTAGTTCATTCCAGGTAAACATACCAGGATAGATATTTTCATCAATTACTATAATATTTCTCAAAAACGGCAATTTCTGTGATTTAAGTTCTCCTGGTTTGCAGTTATGAAGCTCAGGGCAAAGTTGATACAGCATACTGATATAGTCTGAGCTCTTCGTCCCTTTAATTAAGATAAGGGTAGTCGTATCCGACTGTTTTAATAAATACTCTAATTCAAATATCTTATAATTCGTATTTACTGTTACTAATACGGCTCCCATTTTGGCACTGCCAAATTGAGTAATCACCCACTGAGGCACATTTGTAGCCCAGATGGCAATATGCTCTCCTTTTTGCACACCTAGTTTCATTAAACCTTTAGCAGCCTGATTGCAATCGTGACGGAAATCGTCGTAATTATGCCGTAAATTAAGATCAGAATACACTAAGGCTTCTGTCTTCGCATTTTCTTTTGCCCTCAAATCAATTAACTGGCCTATGGTAATCTTGCCAAAATTTCTCACTATTATCTCCCTCCAAAGCTAAGAATAAGTTCCTTCCATCTATAAAAAAACCCCATCCTAAATTCAGGATGAAGTTTTTTTCTCTTAGCATCCAAATTATTTAAGTTATATTATTCTATTCCACTTATTGTTTTATGTTAAATACTAATCAATATAAAAGAGCTGCCACTTTTCAAAAATCAGTGGCAGCTCTTTGCGCTTTCTTCAATTGTAATCGATCTCCAGAAAAAATGGGACACCAGGAAGCAACAACGCTTCCCTTTGGGATAAATCCAGAAGGAGGACTCCATCTTTCGCCGCGAGTATGCATCGCTACTAATTGCTCTACATTAACTCTACTGCAGAATTCTTTCACCCCAATTGACCGATACTCTTCTAATCGACTATCCACAGGAAAGAAAGCCACATCCAATTGCAAGCCTTCTAATTTATCCATTTCTTTTTCAAAAAGATTCTGAGCTAACACTTGATTATATTTATGGTCCCATTTCCAATGCCACCAATTTAAGTCA
Proteins encoded in this window:
- a CDS encoding efflux RND transporter periplasmic adaptor subunit; its protein translation is MAQRLANNKKIVAIIAITAFSLLFSAYQGLYSKNTAKGQHSEDTKPLVDVLTIQRKDMTKTIDLTGQTVPESQVDIAAKYTGKITQINVQLGQHVTPGQVLLSQDSSDIDISIEENNASFRQANADAIESNAAFEANYQKAQSDYQHSVTTYERYKLLYSQGAISKEVLDNAEQQLISSKSVMESWSKQLMSGSAASVESKRASRDKAQSVIDALKNQKDDLTLRAPRSGMIGFRQAEVGNIVSAGQIVLSIVDNSNIYIDCSVSEQDIGQVVLGLPTTIEIESLGKSFTGKIIYISPSIDSKTQAFTIRMILDKPEDSIRSGMFARTKINTILRSQTLFVPKEAVLSLNGKDRIFVVNSSNQVEERIVQLGLRNDKSIEIISGMQEGETIAVSNLAKLKTGTAITPNNLAE
- a CDS encoding AMP-binding protein — encoded protein: MRNFGKITIGQLIDLRAKENAKTEALVYSDLNLRHNYDDFRHDCNQAAKGLMKLGVQKGEHIAIWATNVPQWVITQFGSAKMGAVLVTVNTNYKIFELEYLLKQSDTTTLILIKGTKSSDYISMLYQLCPELHNCKPGELKSQKLPFLRNIIVIDENIYPGMFTWNELIEIGSTVTDEELAVREDSLDSDDVISMMYTSGTTGFPKGVMLTHNNLIGNACSLAECMDFTEKDRLCIPVPFFHCFGCVLGTMACVVSGATMVPIVAFNPIKVLEIIEKERCTAVHGVPTMFIMELEEMEKNKYDTSSLRTGIMAGSPCPIEVMKKVVDQMGVREITITYGQTEASPGITMTRTDDPLELRVTTVGRALPNVEVKIIDPENGKEVPVNTQGELCCRGYNTMKGYYKMIEATAAAIDNDGWLHTGDLAVMDENGYCKITGRLKDMIIRGGENIYPREIEEFIYTHPKVKDVQVVGVPSEKYGEEVMAFIQIKPGNSITEEELKEYCRENIARYKIPKYIAFVEDYPITASGKIQKYKLRELAMELLGIR